Proteins co-encoded in one Streptomyces sp. JH34 genomic window:
- a CDS encoding DUF4307 domain-containing protein, producing MAAVREALPEGRYGRSQDERADRKLKITGSVLGVAFLAMIGWFGYDYVAGQDVSAELIKSRIVSDGRAEAHLEVRKERDAEGQCTLRALSEDGAEVGRADFRFDERSGRIDEIVSLRTTSRATAVELKGCTAGG from the coding sequence ATGGCAGCGGTACGCGAGGCCTTGCCCGAGGGGCGCTACGGCCGGTCGCAGGACGAACGCGCGGACCGCAAGCTGAAGATCACCGGCTCCGTGCTGGGTGTGGCGTTCCTCGCCATGATCGGCTGGTTCGGTTACGACTACGTGGCCGGTCAGGACGTCAGCGCCGAGCTCATCAAGTCGAGGATCGTCTCGGACGGCCGCGCCGAGGCGCACCTCGAGGTCCGCAAGGAGCGGGACGCCGAGGGGCAGTGCACGCTCCGCGCCCTGAGCGAGGACGGCGCGGAGGTCGGGCGGGCGGACTTCCGGTTCGACGAGCGCTCCGGGCGGATCGACGAGATCGTCTCGCTGCGCACCACCTCCAGGGCGACCGCGGTGGAGCTGAAGGGCTGTACCGCCGGCGGCTGA
- the mca gene encoding mycothiol conjugate amidase Mca: MTEQLRLMAVHAHPDDESSKGAATMAKYVSEGVDVLVVTCTGGERGSILNPKLQGDAYIEANIHEVRKKEMDEAREILGVGQEWLGFVDSGLPEGDPLPPLPEGCFALEDDETAAGRLVAKIRSFRPQVITTYDENGGYPHPDHIKTHTISMIAFEGAADTERFPEAEFGPAFQPQKLYYNQGFNKPRTVALHEALLARGLESPYGDWLERWKEFERAERTLTTHIPCDDFFEIRDKALIAHATQIDPDGGWFRVPMDVQREVWPTEEYELAKSLVDTSLPESDLFAGIRDNA, from the coding sequence TTGACCGAGCAGCTGAGACTGATGGCCGTCCACGCCCACCCCGACGACGAGTCGAGCAAGGGCGCGGCCACCATGGCCAAGTACGTGTCCGAGGGGGTGGACGTCCTGGTCGTCACCTGCACAGGTGGTGAGCGGGGCTCCATCCTCAACCCGAAGCTCCAGGGTGACGCGTACATCGAGGCGAACATCCACGAGGTGCGCAAGAAGGAGATGGACGAGGCCCGGGAGATCCTGGGCGTCGGCCAGGAGTGGCTCGGCTTCGTCGACTCGGGCCTCCCCGAGGGCGACCCCCTGCCCCCGCTTCCCGAGGGCTGCTTCGCCCTGGAGGACGACGAGACGGCGGCGGGGCGTCTCGTCGCGAAGATCCGCTCGTTCCGGCCGCAGGTGATCACCACCTACGACGAGAACGGCGGGTACCCGCACCCCGACCACATCAAGACCCACACGATCTCGATGATCGCGTTCGAGGGCGCCGCGGACACCGAGAGGTTCCCCGAGGCGGAGTTCGGCCCGGCCTTCCAGCCGCAGAAGCTCTACTACAACCAGGGCTTCAACAAGCCGCGCACGGTCGCCCTGCACGAGGCGCTGCTCGCCCGGGGACTGGAGTCCCCGTACGGCGACTGGCTGGAGCGCTGGAAGGAGTTCGAGCGCGCCGAACGCACGCTGACCACGCACATCCCGTGCGACGACTTCTTCGAGATCCGCGACAAGGCGCTGATCGCGCACGCGACGCAGATCGATCCGGACGGCGGCTGGTTCCGGGTGCCGATGGACGTCCAGCGGGAGGTCTGGCCGACCGAGGAGTACGAGCTCGCCAAGTCCCTGGTCGATACATCCCTCCCCGAGAGCGACCTCTTCGCGGGCATCCGCGACAATGCCTGA
- a CDS encoding DUF1059 domain-containing protein, whose amino-acid sequence MTRKIADCRKYPSVSNCTLTISGEEDEVVRAAAEHAVSVHEHTDSPELREQIRGSLEDERVAV is encoded by the coding sequence ATGACACGGAAGATCGCGGACTGCCGCAAGTATCCGAGCGTCTCGAACTGCACGCTCACCATTTCCGGTGAGGAGGACGAAGTCGTCCGGGCCGCCGCCGAACACGCGGTCTCGGTCCACGAGCACACCGACAGCCCGGAACTGCGTGAGCAGATCCGGGGCTCGCTGGAGGACGAGAGGGTCGCAGTCTGA
- the msrA gene encoding peptide-methionine (S)-S-oxide reductase MsrA, with product MFLTHRTPQLPTPEEALRGRPTPEFTVPSRHTVLGNPLTGPYPQGLEVADFALGCFWGAERKFWQTEGVWTTLVGYQGGYTENPSYEETCSGLTGHTEAVRVVFDPKVVSYAELLKLFWESHNPTQGFRQGNDVGTQYRSALYTHSPEQAEAAQASREAYQQVLTGAGFKEITTEILPAEGRTFWPAEAYHQQYLDKNPDGYCGIGGTGATLESPSETNWGRACPTGIAPAPGA from the coding sequence ATGTTCCTGACCCACCGCACCCCGCAGCTCCCCACCCCGGAGGAGGCGCTGCGCGGCCGCCCCACCCCCGAATTCACGGTGCCCTCCCGCCACACGGTCCTCGGCAACCCGCTGACGGGCCCGTACCCGCAGGGCCTGGAGGTCGCCGACTTCGCGCTGGGCTGTTTCTGGGGCGCCGAGCGCAAGTTCTGGCAGACGGAGGGCGTCTGGACGACGCTCGTCGGCTACCAGGGCGGTTACACCGAGAACCCGTCGTACGAGGAGACCTGCTCCGGCCTCACCGGTCACACGGAGGCGGTCCGGGTCGTCTTCGACCCGAAGGTCGTGAGCTACGCCGAGCTCCTGAAGCTCTTCTGGGAGTCCCACAACCCGACCCAGGGCTTCCGCCAGGGCAACGACGTCGGTACGCAGTACCGCTCGGCGCTCTACACCCACTCCCCCGAGCAGGCGGAGGCGGCCCAGGCGTCCCGTGAGGCGTACCAGCAGGTGCTGACGGGCGCGGGCTTCAAGGAGATCACCACGGAGATCCTGCCGGCGGAGGGCCGGACCTTCTGGCCGGCCGAGGCCTACCACCAGCAGTACCTGGACAAGAACCCCGACGGCTACTGCGGCATCGGCGGCACGGGCGCCACTCTGGAGTCCCCCTCCGAGACCAACTGGGGCCGCGCCTGCCCGACGGGCATCGCCCCGGCACCGGGGGCCTGA
- the greA gene encoding transcription elongation factor GreA, whose protein sequence is MTQTSDNVTWLTPEAYNQLKAELEYLSGPARTEISVKIAAAREEGDLRENGGYHAAKEEQGKMELRVRQLTQLLEHAKVGEAPADDGVVEPGMVVTIAFDGDPDDTVTFLLASREYASTDIETYSPQSPLGTGVNGKRVGDDAEYELPNGKKASVKIVSAKPYQG, encoded by the coding sequence GTGACCCAGACCAGCGATAACGTCACCTGGCTCACGCCGGAGGCGTACAACCAGCTGAAGGCGGAGCTGGAGTACCTGTCTGGTCCCGCGCGCACGGAGATCTCCGTCAAGATCGCGGCGGCCCGCGAGGAGGGTGACCTCCGCGAGAACGGCGGGTACCACGCGGCCAAGGAGGAGCAGGGCAAGATGGAGCTCCGGGTCCGTCAGCTGACCCAGCTCCTGGAGCACGCGAAGGTCGGCGAGGCCCCTGCCGACGACGGCGTGGTCGAGCCCGGCATGGTCGTGACCATCGCCTTCGACGGCGACCCGGACGACACGGTCACGTTCCTGCTCGCCTCCCGCGAATACGCGAGCACGGACATCGAGACCTACTCCCCCCAGTCCCCGCTCGGCACCGGCGTGAACGGCAAGCGGGTGGGCGACGACGCGGAGTACGAGCTGCCGAACGGCAAGAAGGCCTCGGTGAAGATCGTCTCGGCGAAGCCGTACCAGGGCTGA
- a CDS encoding MarR family transcriptional regulator, which produces MPPQDMTTAASPSGGAAPGHPGTDRLLDALQHQVAVFARRAEQTRLGGVGQVRNSMDRAAYLLLNRLDAEGPMGVKALAAGMGIDSSTVTRQVAPLVDTGLVKRTSHPEDGRAVVLQLSPRGQSRLEEVRASRRELMSQVTGEWTEEERDTFCALLTRFNSSLAARQAANQPAQEG; this is translated from the coding sequence ATGCCCCCTCAGGACATGACGACTGCTGCGTCTCCTTCCGGGGGCGCCGCCCCCGGACATCCGGGAACGGACCGCCTGCTCGACGCACTCCAGCACCAGGTGGCCGTCTTCGCCCGCCGTGCCGAGCAGACCCGCCTCGGCGGTGTCGGCCAGGTCCGCAACTCGATGGACCGGGCTGCCTATCTGCTGCTGAACCGGCTCGACGCGGAAGGGCCCATGGGCGTCAAGGCGCTGGCCGCGGGCATGGGGATCGACTCCTCGACCGTGACGCGACAGGTCGCGCCGCTGGTCGACACCGGCCTGGTCAAGCGCACCTCGCATCCGGAGGACGGGCGCGCGGTCGTGCTGCAGCTGTCACCTCGCGGCCAGTCCCGCCTCGAGGAGGTCCGCGCCTCGCGGCGTGAGCTGATGTCGCAGGTGACGGGCGAGTGGACCGAGGAGGAGCGTGACACCTTCTGCGCCCTGCTGACCCGGTTCAACTCCTCCCTGGCGGCCCGGCAGGCGGCGAACCAGCCGGCTCAGGAGGGCTGA
- the gdhA gene encoding NADP-specific glutamate dehydrogenase — MPASSDSLTPRTTGNRVIEPLYAEILRRNQGEGEFHQAVREVLETLGPVLARRPEFVDARIIERICEPERQLIFRVPWSDDAGDIHVNRGFRVEFSSSLGPYKGGLRFHPSVNLGIVKFLGFEQIFKNALTGMPIGGGKGGADFDPKGRSDAEVMRFCQSFMTELHRHLGEYTDVPAGDIGVGGREIGYLFGQYKRITNRYESGVLTGKGLGWGGAQARTEATGYGCVLFTAEMLRVRGESLDGQRISVSGSGNVAIYAIEKAQQLGATVVTCSDSGGYVVDEKGIDLELLKEIKETGRGRISEYAERRGEHVRYVEGTGVWSVPVDVALPCATQNELHEADALALVRNGVKAVAEGANMPTTPEAVHIFQEAGVAFAPGKAANAGGVATSALEMQQNASRDSWTFAHTEERLAQIMRHIHDSCHTTAEKYGSPGNYVVGANIAGFEIVAEAMLAQGLI; from the coding sequence ATGCCGGCCAGTTCCGACTCCCTCACCCCGCGCACCACCGGGAACCGTGTCATCGAGCCGCTCTACGCGGAGATCCTGCGGCGCAACCAGGGCGAGGGCGAGTTCCACCAGGCGGTGCGCGAGGTCCTCGAAACCCTGGGCCCCGTGCTGGCGCGGCGACCGGAGTTCGTCGACGCCCGCATCATCGAGCGGATCTGCGAGCCCGAGCGTCAGCTGATCTTCCGGGTGCCGTGGTCGGACGACGCGGGTGACATCCACGTCAACCGCGGCTTCCGCGTCGAGTTCTCCAGCTCGCTCGGCCCCTACAAGGGCGGACTGCGCTTCCACCCCTCCGTCAACCTCGGCATCGTGAAGTTCCTCGGCTTCGAGCAGATCTTCAAGAACGCCCTGACCGGCATGCCGATCGGCGGCGGCAAGGGCGGCGCGGACTTCGACCCCAAGGGACGGTCCGACGCCGAGGTCATGCGGTTCTGCCAGTCGTTCATGACGGAACTCCACCGCCACCTCGGTGAGTACACCGACGTCCCCGCCGGGGACATCGGCGTCGGCGGCCGGGAGATCGGCTACCTCTTCGGGCAGTACAAGCGGATCACCAACCGCTACGAGTCCGGGGTGCTCACCGGAAAGGGCCTCGGCTGGGGCGGCGCACAGGCCCGCACCGAGGCGACCGGCTACGGCTGCGTCCTCTTCACCGCCGAGATGCTGCGCGTCCGCGGGGAGTCCCTGGACGGCCAGCGCATCTCGGTGTCCGGCTCAGGCAACGTGGCCATCTACGCCATCGAGAAGGCCCAGCAGCTCGGCGCGACCGTGGTGACCTGCTCCGACTCGGGCGGCTACGTCGTCGACGAGAAGGGCATCGACCTCGAACTGCTCAAGGAGATCAAGGAGACCGGCCGCGGCCGGATCTCCGAGTACGCCGAGCGGCGCGGCGAGCACGTGCGGTACGTCGAGGGCACCGGCGTCTGGAGCGTCCCCGTGGACGTCGCCCTGCCCTGCGCCACCCAGAACGAACTCCACGAGGCCGACGCGCTCGCCCTCGTACGCAACGGCGTGAAGGCGGTCGCCGAGGGCGCCAACATGCCGACCACTCCTGAGGCCGTCCACATCTTCCAGGAGGCGGGTGTCGCCTTCGCGCCCGGCAAGGCGGCCAACGCGGGCGGCGTGGCCACCAGCGCGCTGGAGATGCAGCAGAACGCGTCACGCGACTCCTGGACCTTCGCCCACACGGAGGAGCGCCTCGCGCAGATCATGCGCCACATCCACGACTCCTGCCACACGACCGCCGAGAAGTACGGCAGTCCGGGCAACTACGTGGTCGGCGCGAACATCGCCGGCTTCGAGATCGTCGCGGAGGCCATGCTGGCGCAGGGCCTGATCTGA
- a CDS encoding alpha/beta fold hydrolase: MRRRSPRRLLGVLAAVTVAFSLFSSASTAGAAPAARTTATSTAQAGAAAQPLSTSTPVVFVHGYTGSASNWVTAMSVFQLNGWSSSKLFAYEYNSYGNNITNAQGLASFVNNVKSRTGASKVAIVNHSMGGLVSQYYLKVLGGNTSVSHLASIAGANHGTTFASACLIYTTCQQMYPGSSFISQITSGDETPGDTRYATWYSACDGVILPYTSTRLSGATNNLVACQTHIGFLADTIVLGQIARFVAS; encoded by the coding sequence ATGCGTCGTCGTTCACCCCGCCGGCTTCTCGGCGTCCTCGCGGCCGTCACCGTCGCGTTCTCCCTGTTCTCCTCGGCGTCGACGGCGGGCGCGGCCCCGGCCGCGAGGACCACCGCCACGTCGACGGCACAGGCCGGCGCCGCCGCCCAGCCGCTGTCGACGAGCACACCGGTCGTCTTCGTCCACGGCTACACCGGCAGCGCCTCGAACTGGGTCACCGCCATGAGCGTCTTCCAGCTCAACGGCTGGTCCAGCTCCAAGCTCTTCGCGTACGAGTACAACTCCTACGGCAACAACATCACCAACGCCCAGGGCCTGGCGTCCTTCGTCAACAACGTGAAGTCCCGGACCGGAGCGAGCAAGGTCGCGATCGTCAACCACTCGATGGGAGGCCTCGTCAGCCAGTACTACCTGAAGGTGCTGGGCGGGAACACCAGCGTCAGCCACCTCGCCTCGATCGCGGGCGCGAACCACGGGACCACGTTCGCCTCCGCCTGCCTGATCTACACGACCTGCCAGCAGATGTACCCGGGCTCCTCGTTCATCTCGCAGATCACCTCGGGCGACGAGACCCCCGGTGACACGAGGTACGCCACCTGGTACTCCGCGTGCGACGGCGTCATCCTGCCGTACACCAGCACCAGGCTGAGCGGCGCGACGAACAACCTCGTGGCATGCCAGACCCACATCGGGTTCCTGGCGGACACCATCGTGCTGGGCCAGATCGCGCGCTTCGTCGCCTCCTGA
- a CDS encoding ATP-binding cassette domain-containing protein has protein sequence MPGAIYAEGLVKTFGDVRALGGVDLDVPEGTVLGLLGPNGAGKTTAVRVLTTLLRPDSGRAVVAGIDVLKSPDEVRRSIGLSGQFAAVDEYLTGRENLQMVGQLYQMSSRAAKKRAGELLEKFNLADAADRTAKTYSGGMRRRLDLAAALVVSPPVMFMDEPTTGLDPRNRQQLWEVIEELVAGGTTLLLTTQYLEEADRLAHDICVIDHGKVIARGTSDQLKARTGGERVEVVVHRPDQIEPARSVLAAYGKGEISVAAHTRKLTVPVIGGAKLLAEVIRDLDTRGVEIDDIGLRRPTLDDVFISLTGHAAEREKNSGNESNEAAQGRKEGVR, from the coding sequence ATGCCAGGCGCCATCTACGCCGAAGGCCTGGTGAAGACCTTCGGCGATGTACGAGCACTGGGCGGCGTCGATCTCGACGTGCCCGAAGGCACCGTCCTGGGCCTGCTGGGGCCCAACGGCGCCGGCAAGACGACTGCCGTCCGTGTCCTGACCACCCTGCTCCGGCCGGACAGCGGCCGGGCCGTCGTGGCGGGCATCGACGTCCTGAAGAGCCCTGACGAGGTGCGGCGCTCGATCGGCCTGTCCGGCCAGTTCGCGGCCGTCGACGAGTACCTCACGGGCCGCGAGAACCTCCAGATGGTCGGCCAGCTCTACCAGATGAGCTCGCGCGCCGCGAAGAAGCGGGCCGGGGAGCTCCTGGAGAAGTTCAACCTCGCCGACGCGGCCGACCGCACCGCCAAGACGTACTCCGGAGGCATGCGCCGCCGCCTCGACCTGGCGGCGGCGCTCGTCGTGTCCCCGCCGGTGATGTTCATGGACGAGCCCACCACCGGGCTCGACCCCCGCAACCGGCAGCAGCTGTGGGAGGTCATCGAGGAGCTCGTCGCGGGCGGTACGACGCTGCTGCTGACCACCCAGTACCTGGAGGAGGCCGACCGCCTCGCCCACGACATCTGCGTCATCGACCACGGCAAGGTCATCGCCCGCGGTACGTCCGACCAGCTCAAGGCCCGCACCGGCGGCGAGCGCGTCGAGGTCGTGGTGCACCGGCCGGACCAGATCGAGCCGGCCCGCTCGGTGCTCGCCGCGTACGGCAAGGGGGAGATCTCCGTCGCCGCGCACACCCGCAAGCTGACCGTCCCGGTCATCGGCGGGGCCAAGCTGCTGGCCGAGGTCATCCGCGACCTCGACACCCGGGGCGTGGAGATCGACGACATCGGCCTGCGCCGCCCCACCCTCGACGACGTCTTCATCTCGCTCACCGGCCACGCGGCCGAGCGGGAGAAGAACTCCGGCAACGAATCGAACGAGGCCGCACAGGGCCGGAAGGAGGGCGTGCGGTGA
- a CDS encoding helix-turn-helix domain-containing protein: MAKAPRNGPYICGIDAALDVVSGKWKGLILWELEAHGTRRFGELRRGLVGVSEKMLTQHLREMEEDGLVHRKVYAEVPPRVEYSLTEHGRTLNQALGPLGAWGAERRRREALDTVDAVRADEAPASA; the protein is encoded by the coding sequence ATGGCCAAGGCTCCGAGGAACGGGCCCTACATCTGTGGCATCGACGCCGCGCTCGACGTGGTGAGCGGCAAGTGGAAGGGGCTCATCCTCTGGGAGCTCGAAGCCCATGGGACACGCCGCTTCGGTGAGCTGCGCCGCGGTCTTGTGGGAGTGAGCGAGAAGATGCTGACGCAGCACCTGCGCGAGATGGAGGAGGACGGCCTCGTACACCGGAAGGTGTACGCCGAGGTGCCGCCGCGCGTGGAGTACTCCCTCACCGAGCACGGACGCACGCTCAACCAGGCCCTCGGGCCGCTCGGTGCCTGGGGGGCCGAGCGGAGGCGGCGCGAGGCGCTCGACACGGTCGACGCGGTACGGGCGGACGAGGCTCCGGCGTCCGCATGA
- a CDS encoding NAD(P)-binding domain-containing protein, producing the protein MNGQQNPTTSRNSGVTVIGLGPMGRAMTRTLLTAGHPVTVWNRTAGRADGLVEDGATLAATPRDAIEASGLVLLSLTDYQAMYDVLDGATASLAGRTLVNLSSDTPERTREAAAWAAGHGAAFLTGGVMVPAPMVGTEAAHVYYSGPEEVMRARRDTLALLGTPRYLGEDPGLAQLMYQAQLAVFLTALSGLMHATAMLGAAGMKAEEVLPELLSMADSTGGILRAGEEKPGAALDAGEHPGDLSTVTMMGATSDHIVEASTSLGLDLALPRAVQAHYRRAIEDGHGGDNWTRIIDGIRSPR; encoded by the coding sequence GTGAACGGACAACAGAACCCCACCACCAGCCGGAACAGCGGCGTCACGGTCATCGGACTCGGCCCGATGGGCCGGGCGATGACCCGCACACTCCTCACCGCAGGACACCCGGTCACCGTCTGGAACCGCACCGCGGGCCGGGCCGACGGCCTCGTCGAGGACGGGGCGACGCTCGCGGCGACACCCCGCGACGCGATCGAGGCGAGCGGCCTCGTGCTCCTCAGCCTCACCGACTACCAGGCCATGTACGACGTCCTCGACGGCGCCACCGCGTCGCTCGCCGGACGGACCCTGGTCAACCTGAGCTCCGACACCCCCGAGCGCACACGCGAGGCGGCGGCCTGGGCGGCGGGCCACGGCGCCGCCTTCCTCACCGGAGGCGTCATGGTCCCCGCGCCGATGGTCGGCACCGAGGCCGCCCACGTCTACTACAGCGGCCCCGAAGAGGTGATGCGGGCCCGCAGGGACACCCTCGCGCTGCTCGGCACACCCCGGTACCTGGGCGAGGACCCGGGCCTCGCCCAGCTGATGTACCAAGCCCAACTCGCCGTGTTCCTGACGGCCTTGTCCGGCCTGATGCACGCCACCGCCATGCTGGGCGCCGCCGGGATGAAGGCCGAGGAGGTGCTCCCCGAACTGCTCTCCATGGCCGACTCGACCGGCGGCATCCTGCGGGCGGGCGAGGAAAAGCCCGGCGCCGCGCTGGACGCCGGAGAACATCCGGGCGACCTCAGCACGGTCACCATGATGGGGGCGACGTCCGACCACATCGTCGAGGCCAGTACCTCGCTCGGGCTGGACCTCGCGCTCCCACGGGCGGTGCAGGCCCACTACCGGCGCGCGATCGAGGACGGGCACGGCGGCGACAACTGGACGCGCATCATCGACGGCATCCGCTCACCGCGCTGA
- a CDS encoding cystathionine gamma-synthase gives MSDQHSFETLAIHAGNTADPLTGAVVPPIYQVSTYKQDGVGGLRGGYEYSRSANPTRTALEENLAALEGGRRGLAFASGLAAEDCLLRTLLTPGDHVVIPNDAYGGTFRLFAKVASRWGVEFSVADTSDISAVRAALTPRTKAIWVETPSNPLLGITDIAAVAGVARQAGARLVVDNTFASPYLQQPLSLGADVVVHSTTKYMGGHSDVVGGALVVSDPALAEELAYHQNAMGAVAGPFDAWLVLRGIKTLAVRMDRHDENATKVADLLTRHPKVTQVLYPGLPEHPGHEIAAKQMKAFGGMVSFRVSGGEEAAVEVCNRAKLFTLGESLGGVESLLEHPGRMTHASAAGSPLEVPADLVRLSVGIENADDLLADLTQALG, from the coding sequence ATGAGCGACCAGCACAGCTTCGAGACCCTTGCGATCCACGCCGGCAACACGGCTGATCCCCTCACCGGCGCGGTGGTCCCGCCGATCTACCAGGTGTCCACGTACAAGCAGGACGGCGTCGGCGGACTGCGCGGCGGCTACGAGTACAGCCGCAGCGCCAACCCCACCCGCACGGCGCTCGAGGAGAACCTCGCCGCGCTGGAGGGCGGCCGTCGCGGGCTCGCGTTCGCGTCGGGCCTCGCCGCGGAGGACTGCCTCCTGCGCACCCTGCTGACACCCGGCGACCACGTGGTCATCCCGAACGACGCCTACGGCGGCACCTTCCGGCTGTTCGCGAAGGTCGCCTCGCGCTGGGGCGTGGAGTTCTCGGTCGCCGACACCTCCGACATCAGCGCGGTCCGGGCCGCCCTCACCCCGCGCACCAAGGCGATCTGGGTGGAGACGCCGTCGAACCCGCTGCTCGGTATCACCGACATCGCGGCCGTCGCGGGAGTGGCCCGGCAGGCGGGCGCGCGGCTGGTGGTCGACAACACCTTCGCCAGCCCCTACCTCCAGCAGCCGCTCTCGCTCGGCGCCGACGTGGTGGTGCACTCCACCACGAAGTACATGGGAGGGCACTCGGACGTCGTCGGCGGGGCACTCGTCGTCAGCGACCCGGCGCTGGCCGAGGAACTGGCGTACCACCAGAACGCCATGGGCGCCGTGGCGGGGCCCTTCGACGCGTGGCTGGTGCTGCGCGGCATCAAGACCCTCGCGGTCCGCATGGACCGCCACGACGAGAACGCGACCAAGGTCGCCGACCTGCTGACCCGTCACCCCAAGGTCACCCAGGTCCTCTACCCGGGACTGCCGGAGCACCCGGGCCACGAGATCGCCGCCAAGCAGATGAAGGCGTTCGGCGGGATGGTGTCGTTCCGGGTCTCGGGCGGCGAGGAAGCGGCCGTCGAGGTCTGCAACCGCGCGAAGCTCTTCACGCTCGGGGAGTCGCTCGGTGGCGTCGAGTCGCTCCTGGAGCACCCGGGCCGCATGACGCACGCCTCCGCGGCGGGTTCTCCGCTGGAGGTGCCGGCCGACCTGGTCCGGCTGTCCGTCGGCATCGAGAACGCCGACGACCTGCTGGCCGACCTGACGCAGGCGCTCGGCTGA
- the ilvA gene encoding threonine ammonia-lyase: MTFRTTGPFPPLILDDVRGAQKMLSGVARTTAMEGSRHLSSLVGAPVHLKCENLQRTGSFKIRGAYVRIAGLGPAERAAGVVAASAGNHAQGVALASSLLGVRSTVFMPVGAPLPKVAATRDYGAEVRLHGHVVDETLAAAQEYAEETGAVFIHPFDHPDIIAGQGTVGLEILEQCPEVRSVVVGIGGGGLAAGIAVAVKALRPDVRIVGVQAEGAAAFPPSLSAGYPVALDAVQTMADGIKVGRPGDLTFPLVQELVDEVRTVTEDELSSALLLCLERAKLVVEPAGAIPVAALLSDPESFRGPVVAVLSGGNVDPLLIQRILTHGMVAAGRYLSLRLRLTDRPGALAAMLATLSVADANVLDIQHVRTDPRLGLTEAEVELHLETKGPEHCEEVAAALRAAGYLVRS; the protein is encoded by the coding sequence ATGACCTTCCGTACGACAGGGCCCTTTCCTCCGCTGATCCTCGACGACGTCCGAGGGGCGCAGAAGATGCTGTCCGGGGTGGCCAGAACGACCGCGATGGAAGGCAGCCGTCATCTCAGTTCCCTCGTCGGCGCGCCGGTCCACCTCAAGTGCGAGAACCTCCAGCGCACCGGCTCGTTCAAAATCAGGGGCGCGTACGTGCGGATCGCCGGACTCGGCCCCGCCGAACGGGCGGCCGGGGTGGTGGCCGCGAGTGCCGGAAACCATGCGCAGGGTGTCGCACTCGCGTCTTCGTTGCTCGGCGTACGCTCCACGGTCTTCATGCCGGTCGGGGCACCCCTGCCGAAGGTGGCGGCGACCCGGGACTACGGCGCGGAGGTCAGGCTCCACGGCCACGTCGTCGACGAGACGCTGGCCGCCGCGCAGGAGTACGCCGAGGAGACCGGGGCGGTCTTCATCCACCCCTTCGACCACCCGGACATCATCGCGGGACAGGGCACCGTCGGCCTGGAGATCCTCGAGCAGTGCCCGGAGGTCCGGTCCGTCGTCGTCGGTATCGGCGGGGGCGGTCTCGCCGCGGGGATCGCGGTCGCGGTGAAGGCGCTGCGCCCCGACGTCAGGATCGTCGGTGTCCAGGCCGAGGGCGCGGCGGCCTTCCCGCCCTCGCTGTCCGCCGGGTATCCCGTGGCGCTCGACGCGGTCCAGACCATGGCCGACGGCATCAAGGTGGGACGGCCCGGCGACCTCACGTTCCCGCTGGTCCAGGAGCTGGTGGACGAGGTCCGAACGGTCACCGAGGACGAGCTGTCCAGCGCGCTGCTGCTGTGCCTGGAGCGGGCGAAGCTGGTCGTCGAGCCCGCGGGGGCGATCCCGGTCGCGGCGCTGCTGAGCGATCCGGAGTCGTTTCGCGGACCCGTGGTCGCCGTGCTGTCGGGCGGCAACGTGGACCCCCTGCTGATACAGCGCATCCTGACGCACGGCATGGTCGCGGCGGGCCGCTACCTGAGCCTGCGGCTCCGGCTCACCGACCGGCCCGGGGCGCTGGCCGCGATGCTCGCGACCCTGTCCGTCGCCGACGCCAACGTGCTCGACATCCAGCACGTACGGACCGACCCGCGGCTCGGGCTCACCGAGGCGGAGGTGGAACTCCACCTGGAGACGAAGGGGCCGGAGCACTGCGAGGAGGTCGCCGCCGCGCTGCGCGCCGCCGGCTACCTGGTGCGCTCCTGA
- a CDS encoding helix-turn-helix transcriptional regulator, with protein sequence MSSHTPGRARVIPLRPVPAAPDREPLWRDVVGGVLRRERTGQQRTLKDVAEAARISVPYLSEIERGRKEASSEVLAAAARSLGLGLTDVLSLAQDELTRRSTASRASTIRMPRGAVRLAA encoded by the coding sequence ATGAGCAGCCACACACCGGGCCGTGCCCGCGTGATCCCCCTGCGCCCCGTCCCCGCGGCGCCGGACAGGGAGCCCCTCTGGCGGGACGTCGTGGGTGGCGTCCTGCGCCGCGAACGCACCGGTCAGCAGCGGACGCTGAAGGACGTGGCGGAGGCCGCGCGGATCTCCGTCCCGTATCTCTCCGAGATCGAACGCGGGCGCAAGGAGGCGTCGTCCGAGGTGCTGGCGGCGGCGGCCCGTTCACTCGGGCTGGGACTGACCGACGTGCTCTCCCTCGCGCAGGACGAACTCACCCGCCGGAGCACGGCCTCCCGTGCGTCCACGATCCGGATGCCGAGGGGAGCGGTCCGGCTGGCCGCCTGA